A single region of the Chryseobacterium culicis genome encodes:
- a CDS encoding beta-carotene 15,15'-monooxygenase, which translates to MPEFDLDSFKKTWQEQPVQDKYDNTEILQMLNRKSRNYVKYIFWISVIEFLFFSVLGLFYFFPEEESDSFRKMLERLGAQESPEAENNFGHAYLAIKVLSLLITAYFVLKFYQNYRKIKIEENLKGLITRIIKFKTTVNAFILISIVLLLIFTFVLIAFIFYILDSQNIQPSGSNLAIVIVGIAVSSLLAVSMIWFYYRLVYGTIIKKLDKNLKQLKEIDSQEN; encoded by the coding sequence ATGCCTGAATTTGATTTAGATAGCTTTAAGAAAACATGGCAGGAACAACCTGTACAAGATAAATATGACAACACTGAGATTCTTCAGATGTTGAATAGAAAATCACGTAACTATGTGAAATATATTTTCTGGATCAGTGTTATAGAATTCCTGTTCTTTTCTGTGTTGGGACTGTTTTACTTTTTCCCGGAAGAGGAATCAGACAGCTTCCGTAAAATGTTGGAGCGATTAGGAGCTCAGGAATCTCCAGAAGCTGAAAACAATTTCGGTCATGCTTATCTGGCTATAAAAGTCTTAAGTTTATTAATTACAGCTTATTTTGTATTGAAATTCTATCAGAATTACCGAAAAATAAAGATTGAGGAAAATCTGAAAGGGCTTATTACCCGAATCATTAAATTCAAAACAACCGTCAATGCTTTTATTCTCATCAGTATTGTTTTATTGTTAATATTCACTTTTGTACTGATCGCTTTCATCTTTTATATATTAGATTCTCAGAATATACAGCCTAGTGGCTCCAACCTTGCGATTGTTATTGTTGGCATTGCCGTAAGCTCGTTGCTTGCAGTCTCTATGATCTGGTTTTATTACAGACTGGTATACGGGACAATTATTAAAAAGCTTGACAAAAACCTAAAGCAGCTTAAAGAAATAGATTCTCAGGAAAATTAA
- a CDS encoding DUF4241 domain-containing protein encodes MTHIENIQKLFSKDFVESPLLESFEVGKIYLSSGKIVTCDPLITNDMLPFTTEFPKGDFSVMIHKERESNCVAYAEIIFSNSEIKEWKMATTAGQNIKDLAKEEVFGYPVESGMGCFMDVDTQNSLNELEQRLYQNKGGDFMGIYEEFFHDYFFDENGAIDQYAFLKPAKEHPGTIFAFETGYGEGFYASYIAYNKDQQPVKIITEFIEIS; translated from the coding sequence ATGACACACATAGAAAACATACAAAAACTATTCTCGAAAGACTTTGTAGAAAGTCCGTTGCTGGAAAGTTTTGAAGTAGGGAAGATCTACCTTTCAAGTGGAAAGATTGTTACCTGTGATCCTTTGATCACTAATGATATGCTTCCTTTTACCACAGAATTTCCCAAAGGAGATTTTTCTGTAATGATCCATAAAGAAAGAGAGAGCAACTGTGTAGCCTATGCCGAAATTATATTCAGTAATTCTGAAATTAAAGAATGGAAAATGGCCACTACAGCAGGACAGAATATAAAAGATCTTGCGAAAGAAGAAGTATTCGGATATCCTGTAGAAAGCGGGATGGGATGTTTCATGGATGTGGATACCCAAAACAGTCTGAACGAACTTGAACAGCGATTGTATCAAAATAAAGGAGGTGATTTTATGGGAATCTACGAAGAATTTTTCCATGACTACTTCTTTGATGAAAATGGCGCAATAGATCAGTATGCCTTTCTTAAACCTGCAAAGGAACATCCCGGAACTATATTTGCTTTTGAAACCGGATATGGAGAAGGATTTTATGCCAGCTATATAGCATATAACAAAGATCAACAGCCAGTGAAAATAATTACTGAATTTATAGAAATAAGTTAA
- a CDS encoding ribokinase: MNFSSEQPRIIVVGSSSIDLVLETEKLPLPNETVLAVKSDSYFGGKGANQSVGTARLGASVYFIGCVGMDPLGQQIMRNLVSENVNVGFVHETDKEATGTAYVTTSHGNAAIVVVPAANKYLSKSHIDEADKYFHTTDLVLIQLEVSMDVVEHTVRKAKKYGKKVGLYASPAMRVSEEILEMVDFIVAKSNELYVIFGEEKREEVLKKYFNKVFVRDDTNSTIYFDGTEMKYYRNDKDEKVYKMGMGDAFTSGFAIAMCHGNSIEECVKFGNEVSSRVSGGKGSQTGLPRISDFFS, translated from the coding sequence ATGAATTTCTCATCAGAACAACCCCGTATTATTGTTGTGGGCAGCTCATCGATAGATTTGGTTCTTGAAACCGAAAAACTCCCTTTGCCTAATGAAACGGTTTTAGCCGTTAAGTCAGATAGTTATTTTGGGGGTAAGGGTGCTAATCAATCAGTAGGTACAGCCAGGCTGGGAGCGAGTGTATACTTTATCGGATGTGTAGGAATGGATCCTCTTGGGCAGCAGATTATGAGAAATCTGGTAAGTGAAAATGTGAATGTAGGATTTGTTCATGAAACAGATAAAGAAGCTACGGGAACAGCCTATGTAACCACTTCCCACGGAAATGCAGCTATTGTTGTAGTACCGGCAGCCAATAAATACCTTAGCAAATCACATATAGACGAGGCAGATAAGTATTTTCATACCACAGATCTTGTGCTGATACAGCTTGAAGTTTCTATGGATGTTGTAGAGCATACCGTTAGAAAAGCTAAGAAATACGGAAAAAAAGTAGGATTATACGCTTCACCTGCCATGAGAGTCAGTGAAGAAATTTTGGAAATGGTTGATTTTATTGTTGCTAAAAGCAATGAATTGTACGTTATTTTCGGGGAAGAAAAAAGAGAAGAGGTTCTTAAAAAATATTTCAATAAAGTTTTTGTAAGAGATGATACCAATTCCACCATTTATTTTGATGGTACAGAAATGAAATATTACAGAAACGATAAGGATGAAAAAGTATATAAAATGGGGATGGGTGATGCATTTACGTCAGGATTTGCCATTGCGATGTGCCATGGGAATTCTATCGAAGAATGTGTAAAATTCGGAAATGAAGTCTCATCAAGAGTTTCCGGAGGTAAAGGCTCTCAGACAGGACTTCCGAGAATCTCAGATTTCTTTTCCTAA
- a CDS encoding AMP-binding protein has translation MPLSYVYGTSEVSLLGQTIGANLKSTVEKYPHQEALVCVHQNYRATYQEFYNQTTAVAKALLFLGAKAGDRIGIWSSNRYEWVLLQYATARIGTILVNINPAYRTHELTYVLNQSEVRFIFSSLSFKSSNYKEMVEYAKEVCPTLEHEIFFDENWEEFVNNGQEISDEMLHSFEEHVQFDDPVNIQYTSGTTGFPKGVTLSHHNILNNGYFIGIRLKYTQQDRVCIPVPFYHCFGMVIGNMCCTAHGACMVIPNDSFDPEITLKAVSDEKCTSLYGVPTMFIAELAVKDFDTYDFSSLRTGVMAGSVCPPEIMKKVENLMNIKEMSICYGMTETSPVSTQTLIGTPLEKQVGTVGTVQDHLEIKIIDENGRTLKRGEHGELCTRGYSVMLKYWNDPENTKKVLDEARWMHTGDMAVMDKDGYITISGRIKDLIIRGGENISPKEIEDFLYTYTHILDVQIIGVPSEKFGEEVMAWVKVRKGFTLTAEELQEYCKGRIAHYKVPKYWKFVDEFPMTISGKIRKVEMREISMKELELGSFKD, from the coding sequence ATGCCCTTATCTTATGTGTATGGAACTTCTGAGGTTTCATTATTAGGACAGACTATCGGAGCGAATCTTAAAAGTACTGTCGAAAAATATCCCCATCAGGAAGCATTAGTCTGCGTTCATCAGAATTACAGAGCTACTTACCAGGAATTTTACAATCAGACAACAGCTGTTGCAAAAGCTTTATTGTTTTTAGGAGCAAAAGCGGGTGACAGAATCGGAATCTGGTCTTCCAACCGTTATGAATGGGTACTTTTGCAGTATGCCACTGCAAGAATAGGAACTATTTTAGTGAATATCAATCCAGCCTACAGAACTCATGAACTGACCTATGTTCTCAATCAGTCTGAAGTTCGTTTTATTTTTTCTTCTTTAAGCTTTAAATCCAGCAATTATAAAGAAATGGTTGAATATGCAAAAGAAGTGTGTCCAACCCTTGAGCACGAAATATTCTTTGATGAAAACTGGGAAGAATTTGTTAATAACGGCCAGGAAATATCAGATGAAATGCTTCACAGTTTTGAAGAACATGTACAGTTTGATGATCCTGTTAACATTCAATACACTTCAGGAACTACCGGTTTCCCGAAAGGCGTTACCCTTTCCCATCATAATATTCTCAACAATGGTTATTTCATTGGTATCAGGTTAAAATATACTCAGCAAGACCGTGTCTGTATTCCCGTCCCTTTTTACCATTGCTTCGGAATGGTGATCGGAAATATGTGCTGTACGGCACACGGAGCCTGTATGGTGATTCCCAATGACAGTTTTGATCCGGAGATTACTTTAAAAGCTGTTTCGGACGAAAAATGTACTTCTTTGTATGGAGTACCCACAATGTTTATTGCTGAACTGGCAGTAAAAGATTTTGACACCTATGATTTTTCAAGCCTAAGAACCGGTGTTATGGCTGGTTCCGTGTGCCCTCCGGAAATTATGAAGAAAGTGGAAAATCTCATGAATATTAAAGAGATGAGCATCTGCTACGGAATGACGGAAACTTCACCTGTATCTACTCAGACTTTAATTGGAACACCGTTGGAGAAACAGGTTGGTACCGTAGGAACTGTTCAGGATCACCTTGAGATAAAAATCATTGATGAAAATGGCAGAACTTTAAAACGTGGAGAACATGGTGAGCTCTGCACAAGAGGCTATTCCGTAATGCTGAAATACTGGAATGATCCTGAAAATACTAAGAAAGTACTGGATGAAGCCCGCTGGATGCATACCGGAGACATGGCAGTAATGGATAAAGACGGCTATATTACCATTTCCGGAAGGATAAAAGACCTCATCATTCGTGGCGGAGAAAATATTTCGCCTAAGGAAATTGAGGACTTTTTATATACCTATACCCATATTCTGGATGTTCAGATCATAGGGGTTCCGAGTGAAAAGTTTGGGGAAGAAGTGATGGCGTGGGTAAAAGTGAGAAAAGGATTTACCCTCACTGCAGAAGAACTGCAGGAATACTGCAAAGGAAGAATTGCCCATTATAAAGTTCCGAAATACTGGAAATTTGTAGATGAATTCCCAATGACTATTTCTGGAAAGATAAGAAAGGTAGAAATGCGGGAAATTTCTATGAAAGAGCTTGAATTAGGCAGTTTTAAAGATTAA
- the rpoN gene encoding RNA polymerase factor sigma-54, giving the protein MLKQHLQLKLGQKLAPQQIQLMKLIQLHTLEFEEELERELEENPALEIAKEDSKEDEYSSLEDAYQDEGTESIETDFDVNEYIYDDEPSYKTASSNYSPDDEEFDNESLLTEGQSLYDYLTEQIHLVNISAEDLKIAEYLIGNLDTDGYLRREIKSIVDDLAFSQGIYTTKERVEDILENYVQKLDPPGVGARGLQECLLLQIEKKVSSDKAVSLAANILRHQFEALTNKHYNKIIQKYDIEEDDLKDALDEISKLSPKVGGNFDTQTITINQEIIPDFVIQVKDGQVIPMLNSKNAPTLRVSEEYKDILTTYSHDKNSSEHKQAALFIKQKLDAAKWYIDAINQRQNTLLQTITAIVKFQKDYFITGDEKSLKPMILKDVADITGFDISTISRVVKSKYADTPNGIVYLKDLFSDSLTNDDGEEVSTKEIKTHLQEVINKENKRKPLTDDALVVILKEQGYNIARRTIAKYREQLNIPVARLRKEL; this is encoded by the coding sequence ATGCTTAAACAACACTTACAACTCAAATTAGGACAGAAGCTGGCCCCTCAGCAGATCCAGTTGATGAAGCTTATTCAGCTTCATACTCTTGAATTTGAAGAGGAGTTGGAGAGAGAGTTAGAAGAAAACCCAGCTTTGGAAATTGCAAAAGAAGATTCTAAGGAAGATGAATATTCTTCTCTTGAAGACGCTTATCAGGATGAGGGTACAGAAAGCATTGAAACAGATTTCGACGTCAATGAATATATCTATGACGATGAACCAAGCTATAAAACCGCATCCAGCAACTATTCTCCGGATGATGAAGAATTTGATAACGAGAGTCTTTTAACGGAAGGACAGTCTTTATATGATTATCTTACAGAACAGATTCATTTGGTGAATATCAGTGCTGAAGATCTGAAGATTGCAGAATACCTTATCGGGAATTTAGATACAGACGGATATCTGAGAAGAGAAATCAAGTCTATTGTTGACGATTTAGCTTTCTCGCAGGGAATTTATACCACAAAAGAAAGAGTGGAAGATATCCTTGAGAATTATGTTCAGAAACTGGATCCACCCGGAGTGGGAGCAAGAGGTCTGCAGGAATGTCTGTTATTACAGATTGAAAAGAAAGTAAGCTCAGATAAAGCGGTTTCTTTGGCTGCCAATATCTTAAGACATCAGTTTGAAGCTTTAACCAACAAGCATTATAACAAAATCATTCAGAAATATGATATTGAAGAAGATGATCTGAAAGATGCTCTGGATGAAATCTCAAAACTATCTCCTAAAGTGGGAGGAAATTTTGATACACAGACGATTACAATCAATCAGGAAATTATCCCGGATTTTGTTATTCAGGTGAAAGACGGCCAGGTAATTCCTATGCTGAACAGTAAAAATGCACCTACTTTAAGAGTTTCTGAAGAATATAAAGATATTCTGACTACGTATTCCCATGATAAAAACTCATCGGAACACAAGCAGGCTGCTTTATTTATTAAACAAAAACTGGATGCTGCAAAATGGTATATCGATGCGATTAATCAGCGTCAGAATACCTTATTACAGACCATTACAGCGATTGTAAAGTTCCAGAAGGATTACTTTATCACAGGAGACGAAAAGTCACTGAAGCCAATGATCCTGAAAGATGTTGCAGATATTACAGGATTTGATATTTCTACCATTTCAAGAGTCGTAAAAAGTAAATATGCAGATACTCCTAATGGTATTGTATACCTTAAAGATCTGTTCTCAGACAGTTTAACGAATGACGATGGAGAAGAAGTTTCTACCAAAGAGATCAAAACCCATCTTCAGGAAGTTATCAATAAAGAAAATAAAAGAAAACCGCTTACAGATGATGCATTAGTAGTCATTCTGAAAGAACAGGGTTACAATATTGCCAGAAGAACGATTGCTAAATATCGTGAACAGCTCAATATTCCTGTAGCAAGGTTAAGAAAAGAACTTTAA
- a CDS encoding valine--tRNA ligase codes for MQISEKYNPQETEQKWYNYWLENKFFHSEPNDKPPYTVVIPPPNVTGILHMGHMLNNTLQDVLVRRARMRGFNACWIPGTDHASIATEAKVVAKLKSEGVNKSDITREEFLTHAWDWTNKYGGTILEQLKKLGCSCDWDRTRFTLEDKLSQQVIKSFVDLYNKGLIYRGYRMVNWDPEAKTNISDEEVIFKEQNGKLYFLKYKIEGSEEFLSVATTRPETIFGDTAVCINPNDERYAHLKGKNVIVPIVNRVIPIIEDEYVDIEFGTGALKITPAHDINDYEIGQKHQLKMIDALDDDGNLNEHGLHYAGKNRFDVRKQIAKELEEKDLLLKAEDYVNKVGTSERTGAVIEPKVSVQWFLKMSEIAKPALDVVMDDEVKFYPEKFKNTYKHWMENIRDWNISRQLWWGQQIPAYYYGEGDEDFVVAETKEAALELAKQKTGNSTLTIENLRQDDDALDTWFSSWLWPMSVFDGLLDPENKDINYYYPTSDLVTGPDIIFFWVARMIMAGLEYRKEVPFKNVYFTGIVRDKQRRKMSKSLGNSPDPLELMDKYGADGVRVGILLSSAAGNDLLFDEDLMLQGRNFMTKIWNAFRLINMWNHEDKPAIATDTQAIEWFENKLNKTIAEINDQFEKFRISDALHLIYKLIWDDFCGWYLEAIKPNYGEGISKDVYNKTIYFFEELMKLLHPFMPFLTEELWQTISERSIDEALVIAQQKEAGKFDETIIKNFETAAELISGVRNYRQTKGISPREAAEVYTNATEFANEDVVRKLANISEIHFGQKTDKPSFTFLVGATEVSIPLSENLDLGEEKAKTEEEVKYLKGFLISVEKKLSNEKFVANAKPEVVEGERKKQKDAQDKIAILEEKLKSL; via the coding sequence ATGCAGATTTCAGAAAAGTACAATCCACAGGAAACAGAACAAAAATGGTACAATTACTGGTTGGAAAACAAATTTTTCCATTCAGAGCCTAATGACAAACCACCGTATACCGTGGTCATTCCTCCGCCAAACGTGACGGGGATATTACACATGGGGCATATGTTGAATAATACCCTTCAAGATGTTCTGGTCCGTCGTGCAAGAATGCGCGGATTTAATGCTTGTTGGATTCCGGGAACAGATCACGCTTCAATTGCTACTGAAGCTAAAGTTGTTGCTAAACTGAAGTCTGAAGGAGTCAATAAGTCAGATATTACCCGTGAAGAATTTTTAACGCATGCCTGGGACTGGACCAATAAATATGGAGGGACCATCCTTGAGCAGTTGAAAAAATTAGGATGTTCGTGTGATTGGGACAGAACCCGATTCACTTTGGAAGACAAACTTTCGCAGCAGGTTATCAAAAGCTTTGTAGACCTTTATAACAAAGGATTGATCTACAGAGGGTACAGAATGGTAAACTGGGATCCGGAAGCGAAAACCAATATTTCCGACGAAGAAGTAATATTTAAAGAACAGAACGGGAAATTGTATTTCCTTAAATATAAAATTGAAGGTTCAGAAGAATTCCTTTCAGTAGCAACTACGCGTCCTGAAACTATTTTCGGGGATACCGCCGTATGTATCAATCCTAATGATGAAAGATATGCTCACCTGAAAGGTAAAAATGTAATTGTACCGATCGTTAACCGAGTAATCCCAATTATTGAGGATGAATATGTTGATATAGAATTCGGAACAGGAGCTTTGAAAATTACACCTGCCCATGATATCAATGATTACGAAATCGGACAGAAACATCAGCTGAAAATGATTGATGCACTGGATGATGATGGAAATCTTAACGAACATGGTTTACATTATGCCGGAAAGAACAGATTTGATGTAAGAAAGCAGATCGCTAAAGAACTTGAAGAGAAAGATCTTTTGTTGAAGGCAGAAGATTATGTAAACAAAGTAGGAACTTCTGAGAGAACAGGCGCTGTTATTGAACCTAAAGTTTCAGTACAATGGTTCCTTAAAATGTCTGAAATTGCTAAACCAGCTTTGGATGTAGTAATGGATGACGAAGTGAAGTTCTATCCGGAGAAGTTTAAAAATACCTACAAGCACTGGATGGAAAACATCCGTGACTGGAATATTTCCCGTCAGCTTTGGTGGGGACAGCAGATTCCTGCTTACTATTATGGAGAAGGGGATGAAGATTTTGTAGTTGCAGAAACTAAAGAAGCTGCTTTAGAACTGGCAAAACAAAAAACAGGAAATTCAACTCTGACGATAGAAAACCTTAGACAGGATGATGATGCATTGGATACATGGTTCTCATCTTGGTTATGGCCAATGTCTGTATTTGATGGATTGCTTGATCCTGAAAATAAAGATATCAACTATTATTACCCAACATCTGATCTGGTTACAGGTCCGGATATTATTTTCTTCTGGGTAGCCAGAATGATTATGGCCGGATTGGAATATAGAAAAGAAGTTCCATTTAAGAATGTGTATTTTACAGGAATTGTAAGAGATAAGCAGAGAAGAAAGATGTCAAAATCTCTTGGAAACTCTCCGGATCCTCTTGAATTAATGGATAAATATGGAGCAGATGGAGTACGTGTAGGAATTCTATTGAGCTCTGCAGCAGGAAATGACCTTCTTTTTGATGAAGATTTAATGCTTCAGGGAAGAAACTTCATGACGAAGATCTGGAATGCATTCCGTCTGATCAACATGTGGAATCATGAAGATAAGCCCGCTATTGCTACAGACACACAGGCTATTGAATGGTTTGAAAATAAGCTGAATAAAACAATTGCCGAAATTAATGATCAGTTCGAGAAATTCAGAATTTCTGATGCCCTGCATTTGATCTATAAATTAATTTGGGATGATTTTTGTGGGTGGTACCTTGAAGCGATCAAGCCAAATTATGGAGAAGGAATTTCTAAGGATGTTTATAACAAAACAATATATTTCTTTGAAGAGCTGATGAAGTTACTTCACCCGTTCATGCCTTTCCTTACAGAGGAATTATGGCAGACTATTTCGGAAAGAAGTATTGATGAAGCTTTAGTTATTGCTCAACAGAAAGAAGCTGGTAAGTTTGATGAGACCATTATTAAGAATTTTGAAACGGCAGCAGAATTGATTTCCGGAGTTAGAAATTACCGTCAGACAAAAGGAATTTCACCAAGAGAAGCTGCTGAGGTATATACCAATGCTACTGAATTTGCCAATGAAGATGTAGTAAGAAAATTAGCAAATATTTCTGAAATTCACTTCGGGCAGAAAACAGATAAGCCAAGCTTTACATTCCTGGTAGGAGCTACTGAAGTTTCTATTCCTTTAAGTGAAAACTTAGATTTAGGTGAGGAAAAAGCTAAAACTGAAGAAGAAGTAAAATATTTAAAAGGGTTCTTAATTTCAGTAGAAAAGAAGCTTTCCAATGAAAAATTTGTTGCGAATGCTAAGCCTGAAGTGGTAGAAGGAGAACGTAAGAAGCAAAAAGATGCTCAGGATAAGATTGCGATCCTTGAAGAGAAACTGAAAAGTTTATAA
- a CDS encoding DUF1573 domain-containing protein gives MKKLIAGIALFGTFALASAQTITFDKTTFDYGTIKPNADGTRFFTVTNSGDKPLILSNVKPSCGCTTPEFSQDPIMPGKSAKIKVGYNTAIPGPFNKMIEVFSNDPANNRSVIYIKGNVDANAPEPKVLTAAEQKEAAKAEKKAAKLAKKAAAK, from the coding sequence ATGAAAAAATTAATTGCAGGAATTGCACTATTCGGGACATTTGCTCTGGCATCTGCACAAACAATTACATTTGATAAAACAACTTTCGATTACGGTACTATTAAGCCTAATGCTGATGGTACAAGATTCTTTACTGTAACGAACTCAGGTGATAAGCCTTTGATCCTTTCAAATGTAAAACCTTCTTGTGGATGTACAACTCCTGAATTCAGCCAAGATCCTATTATGCCTGGGAAATCAGCTAAGATCAAGGTTGGATACAACACTGCTATTCCTGGCCCTTTCAACAAAATGATTGAGGTTTTTTCTAATGATCCTGCCAACAACAGAAGTGTAATCTACATCAAAGGTAACGTAGATGCTAACGCTCCTGAGCCAAAAGTATTGACTGCTGCTGAGCAGAAAGAAGCTGCTAAGGCTGAGAAAAAAGCTGCAAAACTTGCTAAAAAAGCTGCTGCAAAGTAA
- a CDS encoding polyphosphate kinase 2 family protein, protein MDTDFSDDFKVNGKFSIKKTSTSYKGKLTKEEGEQMLIQEKEKLRELQEKLYADGSQSLLVVLQAMDAAGKDSMIEHVFGGVNPQGCNVTSFKTPSSKEYSHDFLWRHYLALPQKGMIGIFNRSHYESVLVCKVHPEYNLSEKTWSSVKDFDSKFWENRYESIRNFEKHLSQNGTTVVKIFLHVSKDEQKKRLLDRIDEQEKNWKFSAGDLPERALFDQYMEAYENAINETSKDHAPWYVLPADSKWFARVAAIQIIIDTLEKMNLKYPTLSDKDRQELQESKKQLESE, encoded by the coding sequence ATGGACACCGATTTCTCAGATGACTTTAAGGTAAATGGAAAATTTTCGATAAAAAAAACGTCAACTTCTTATAAAGGAAAGCTTACTAAAGAAGAAGGAGAGCAAATGCTGATTCAGGAGAAAGAAAAACTTCGTGAACTGCAGGAAAAATTATATGCTGACGGAAGCCAGTCTTTGCTTGTTGTATTACAGGCTATGGATGCTGCTGGAAAAGACAGTATGATAGAGCATGTTTTCGGAGGAGTGAATCCTCAGGGATGTAATGTGACCAGTTTTAAAACCCCAAGTTCCAAAGAATATTCCCATGATTTTTTATGGAGACATTATCTTGCATTGCCACAGAAAGGAATGATTGGAATTTTCAACCGTTCTCATTATGAAAGTGTTCTGGTTTGTAAGGTGCACCCTGAATATAATTTAAGTGAAAAAACATGGTCTTCCGTAAAAGACTTTGACAGCAAATTCTGGGAAAACAGATATGAAAGCATCCGGAATTTTGAAAAACACCTTTCACAAAACGGAACTACAGTTGTTAAGATCTTTTTGCATGTTTCCAAGGATGAACAGAAAAAAAGACTTCTGGACAGAATTGACGAACAGGAAAAAAACTGGAAATTCTCTGCGGGAGATCTTCCGGAAAGAGCATTATTCGATCAATATATGGAGGCTTACGAAAACGCGATCAACGAAACATCAAAAGACCATGCTCCCTGGTATGTGCTTCCCGCTGACAGCAAATGGTTTGCAAGAGTAGCTGCTATCCAGATCATTATTGATACACTTGAAAAAATGAATCTTAAATATCCTACACTTTCTGATAAAGACAGACAAGAACTTCAGGAATCTAAAAAACAATTGGAAAGCGAATAA
- a CDS encoding RNA polymerase sigma factor, protein MDSREKEFAQLIKDNQGLIIKVSRLYTNSLEDEEDLFQEIVLQLWRSYDSFKGNSKISTWMYRVALNTAITLFRKKSKSLPTNELDINHKDFVEDDDEKQQQVSLLYTVIKTLPNVERAIVMMYLDDLPYKDIAENLGITEVNARVKMNRLKKTLKEQMEKYA, encoded by the coding sequence ATGGATTCCAGAGAAAAAGAATTTGCGCAGCTTATCAAGGATAATCAGGGACTGATTATTAAAGTATCGCGTCTGTACACAAATTCTCTGGAAGATGAAGAGGATCTTTTCCAGGAAATTGTGTTACAACTCTGGAGAAGCTATGATTCCTTTAAAGGAAATTCTAAAATTTCCACATGGATGTACCGTGTAGCGCTCAATACAGCCATTACCCTCTTTAGAAAAAAAAGCAAAAGCCTTCCTACGAATGAGCTGGACATCAACCATAAAGATTTTGTGGAAGATGACGATGAAAAACAGCAGCAGGTATCGCTTTTGTATACTGTAATCAAGACTCTTCCGAATGTAGAAAGAGCCATTGTCATGATGTATCTTGACGATCTGCCTTACAAGGACATTGCAGAAAACCTCGGAATCACTGAAGTCAATGCACGCGTGAAAATGAACAGATTAAAGAAAACCCTTAAAGAACAGATGGAAAAATATGCCTGA